Proteins encoded together in one Myxocyprinus asiaticus isolate MX2 ecotype Aquarium Trade chromosome 9, UBuf_Myxa_2, whole genome shotgun sequence window:
- the LOC127446100 gene encoding alpha-enolase-like, giving the protein MSILKIHAREIFDSRGNPTVEVDLYTEKGLFRAAVPSGASTGIYEALELRDNDKSRYLGKGVSKAVEHVNQTIAPALISQGIPVVEQEKIDQFMLELDGTDNKSKFGANAILGISLAVCKAGAAEKGVPLYRHIADLAGNPEVILPVPAFNVINGGSHAGNKLAMQEFMILPVGANSFKEAMRIGAEVYHNLKNVIKEKYGKDATNVGDEGGFAPNILENKEALELLKSAICKAGYTDEIVIGMDVAASEFYRDGKYDLDFKSPDDPNRYISPDELADLYKSFVQDYPVVSIEDPFDQDDWEAWTNFTNSTDIQVVGDDLTVTNPKRIANAVENKACNCLLLKVNQIGSVTESLQACKMAQSSGWGVMVSHRSGETEDTFIADLVVGLCTGQIKTGAPCRSERLAKYNQILRIEEELGDKARFAGKNFRNPLK; this is encoded by the exons ATGTCTATCCTGAAAATACATGCCCGTGAGATCTTTGATTCGAGGGGCAACCCCACTGTTGAGGTGGACCTCTACACAGAGAAAG GCCTGTTTCGAGCTGCTGTCCCTAGTGGAGCATCTACTGGAATATATGAGGCTTTGGAGCTAAGAGACAATGATAAGTCACGTTACCTGGGCAAAG GTGTGTCAAAGGCAGTTGAGCATGTGAACCAAACAATCGCACCTGCACTGATCAGCCAG GGAATTCCTGTAGTTGAGCAAGAGAAGATTGACCAGTTCATGCTGGAATTGGATGGAACCGACAACAAGT CTAAATTTGGTGCCAATGCCATCCTGGGTATATCCCTGGCTGTGTGCAAGGCAGGAGCTGCGGAGAAAGGTGTTCCTCTGTATCGTCACATTGCTGACCTTGCCGGAAACCCAGAGGTCATCCTTCCTGTACCG GCCTTTAATGTGATCAATGGTGGCTCACATGCAGGCAATAAGTTGGCCATGCAAGAATTTATGATCCTACCTGTTGGGGCCAATAGTTTTAAGGAGGCCATGCGCATTGGCGCAGAGGTGTACCACAATCTGAAGAATGTTATTAAGGAAAAGTATGGCAAGGATGCTACCAATGTCGGGGATGAGGGAGGATTTGCACCCAACATCTTAGAGAATAAAGAAG CCCTAGAACTGCTGAAGAGTGCTATCTGTAAAGCTGGTTACACCGATGAGATTGTGATTGGCATGGATGTGGCCGCGTCTGAGTTCTACCGTGATGGAAAGTATGACTTGGACTTCAAGTCTCCTGATGACCCCAATCGGTATATCAGCCCTGATGAGCTTGCTGACCTCTACAAGAGTTTTGTTCAAGACTACCCAG TGGTGTCTATCGAGGACCCCTTTGACCAGGATGACTGGGAGGCCTGGACCAATTTCACCAACAGCACAGACATCCAGGTGGTGGGAGATGATCTCACAGTCACCAACCCTAAACGTATTGCTAATGCAGTGGAGAACAAGGCTTGCAACTGCTTGTTGCTCAAAGTCAACCAGATTGGTAGTGTTACAGAATCTCTGCAGGC ATGTAAGATGGCACAATCCAGTGGCTGGGGTGTGATGGTGAGCCATCGCTCAGGGGAAACAGAAGACACGTTCATTGCTGACCTGGTTGTGGGACTTTGCACTGGACAG ATTAAAACAGGAGCACCATGCCGCTCTGAGCGCTTGGCCAAATACAACCAGATCCTCAG AATTGAAGAGGAACTGGGGGATAAAGCTCGCTTTGCTGGGAAGAACTTCAGAAATCCACTGAAGTGA
- the LOC127446114 gene encoding peptidyl-prolyl cis-trans isomerase-like 1, producing MAGIPPDSWQPPTVSVETTMGTIVLELYWNHAPKTCKNFAELGRRGYYNNTKFHRIIKDFMVQGGDPTATGRGGASIYGKQFEDELHPELRFTGAGILAMANAGPDTNGSQFFLTLAPTQWLDGKHSIFGRVCQGIGVLNRIGMVETNSQDRSVDDIKILRVTLPN from the exons ATGGCTGGAATACCACCGGATTCTTGGCAACCACCCACTGTATCGGTGGAAACAAC AATGGGAACTATCGTGCTGGAACTGTACTGGAATCACGCACCAAAAACGTGCAAGAATTTCGCAGAGTTAGGCAGAAGAGGATATTACAACAACACGAAGTTCCATCGCATCATCAAAGACTTCATGGTTCAAGGGGGCGATCCGACGGCAACAG GTCGTGGAGGTGCATCTATATATGGCAAGCAGTTTGAGGATGAATTGCATCCAGAGTTGAGGTTCACTG GTGCTGGAATTCTTGCAATGGCCAATGCGGGACCAGATACAAATGGAAGCCAATTCTTCCTAACATTGGCTCCCACACAGTGGCTGGATGGGAAGCACAGTATTTTTGGACGGGTCTGCCAGGGCATTGGAGTTCTTAATCGAATTGGCATGGTTGAAACCAATAGTCAGGACCGATCTGTAGATGACATTAAAATTCTCAGAGTGACTTTACCTAACTAA